Proteins encoded within one genomic window of Haloferax volcanii DS2:
- a CDS encoding PH domain-containing protein: MGLFDSGDVNPEAQRLADSARGKSVTAKILTKTTGGVGSFSVQSILADSPFLNILNENEQPHYYFANNSKGQIRDGDAVGAGHQQDFMSTFFVTDQRIILTAAGNRGNALVYGSITDVQTKNGLTKNRLSVFTSNHEYRMYIPNSATQSEIETAADYIRTQAKDAPTVNSDLDTVHSLRPIWDDTMRTGAGNTDPLDATPQGAYVNQERVDKIRDILDPDERVHYLTRGQTVDVEGSGAGSSWWGNDRSRKQGTRGYVRAAATNKRVVVKIPQFTGTDERSVPYQSITSVDLDAGLGGKRITLQTPGQTYHIQANFPGKPEVREMTRFIREQITGDTTTVTSTASTETDPLEQLEKLGELRDNGVLSEEEFEEKKADLLDEI; encoded by the coding sequence ATGGGACTGTTCGACTCTGGGGATGTTAATCCAGAAGCACAGCGCTTGGCAGATAGTGCGCGGGGAAAGAGCGTCACCGCGAAAATTCTCACGAAGACCACAGGCGGGGTAGGTAGTTTTTCAGTTCAGAGTATTCTTGCTGACAGTCCATTCCTCAATATACTGAACGAGAACGAACAGCCCCACTACTACTTTGCCAATAACTCAAAAGGTCAGATTCGTGACGGAGATGCAGTTGGAGCTGGCCACCAGCAAGATTTCATGAGCACATTTTTCGTAACTGACCAACGAATCATCCTCACAGCTGCTGGGAATCGTGGGAATGCGCTAGTATATGGCTCAATTACTGACGTCCAGACCAAAAATGGACTGACGAAAAACCGGCTATCAGTCTTCACAAGCAATCACGAATATAGAATGTATATTCCGAATTCAGCCACTCAATCCGAGATTGAAACAGCTGCAGACTACATCCGAACCCAAGCAAAGGATGCACCTACTGTCAACTCCGATCTCGATACTGTCCATTCACTTCGCCCGATTTGGGACGACACGATGCGAACCGGTGCCGGCAATACAGATCCACTTGATGCAACGCCACAAGGAGCTTATGTAAATCAAGAGCGCGTAGATAAAATCCGAGACATACTTGATCCAGATGAGCGTGTCCACTACCTCACTCGTGGTCAAACAGTTGATGTTGAGGGTTCTGGTGCGGGGAGTTCTTGGTGGGGCAATGACCGAAGTCGAAAGCAGGGAACACGCGGCTACGTACGAGCCGCCGCAACGAACAAACGCGTCGTCGTAAAGATTCCTCAGTTTACCGGTACCGACGAACGGTCAGTACCCTACCAAAGCATAACAAGTGTTGATCTTGATGCTGGCTTAGGTGGGAAACGGATCACACTCCAGACTCCTGGCCAGACGTATCACATCCAAGCAAATTTCCCTGGGAAGCCAGAAGTTCGTGAGATGACGCGGTTCATCCGCGAGCAGATCACAGGTGATACCACGACGGTCACCTCAACAGCATCAACAGAGACTGA
- a CDS encoding DUF1611 domain-containing protein, whose protein sequence is MHLAEHYDDPVEAIVFAEGALGKTGGKTANGVIAHSTLFDVSAVVDSTTAGQAVEDVLGSELSDDVPIVATVEAALDEANNAGALVLGVAPVGGGLPIDWVPQIHTAIEAGCDVISGLHDFLSDDPEWRERAASAGVSLIDVRKPPEKKLRVADGRVDDCDADIVLTMGTDCAVGKRTTTFEVYRAACEGGLDAGWVATGQTGMMIGADAGVVIDRVPADFVAGIVEDLVSKVAETHDIVFVEGQAALSHRAYSGVTLGLLHGSNPDVVIVADDPDRVKRDDFDRFEIGGLQEEIEIIEHLSEAEVAAISTWGDAAKVEDTVGIPTGNVLKDGGPEAILHGVQGAL, encoded by the coding sequence ATGCATCTGGCTGAGCATTATGATGATCCTGTTGAAGCAATTGTTTTTGCTGAAGGCGCTCTCGGAAAGACCGGCGGAAAAACTGCTAATGGCGTTATCGCACACAGTACGTTATTCGATGTGAGTGCTGTCGTTGATTCAACTACGGCTGGACAAGCTGTGGAGGACGTCCTCGGTTCAGAATTATCTGATGATGTCCCTATCGTTGCGACCGTCGAAGCGGCCTTGGACGAAGCGAATAACGCAGGGGCATTGGTTCTGGGTGTTGCCCCTGTTGGGGGTGGCCTCCCAATTGATTGGGTTCCTCAGATACACACAGCAATAGAGGCTGGCTGTGACGTCATCTCCGGATTACACGACTTCCTCAGTGACGACCCAGAGTGGCGTGAACGAGCAGCGAGCGCTGGCGTGTCGCTGATAGACGTTCGAAAACCTCCTGAAAAGAAACTTCGAGTCGCAGATGGTCGAGTTGACGACTGTGACGCAGATATCGTATTGACTATGGGGACTGATTGCGCTGTCGGCAAACGAACTACAACGTTCGAAGTCTATCGTGCTGCTTGCGAGGGAGGACTCGATGCAGGATGGGTCGCAACAGGACAGACAGGTATGATGATTGGTGCTGATGCAGGTGTCGTTATCGATAGGGTGCCTGCAGACTTCGTTGCTGGGATTGTTGAAGATCTTGTTAGCAAGGTGGCTGAGACACATGATATTGTATTTGTGGAAGGACAAGCAGCCCTTTCGCACAGAGCATACTCTGGAGTGACTCTTGGCCTACTACACGGATCAAATCCCGATGTTGTAATTGTTGCAGACGATCCAGATAGAGTCAAGCGCGATGATTTCGATCGCTTCGAAATCGGTGGTTTACAGGAAGAGATTGAGATAATCGAGCACTTATCGGAAGCAGAAGTTGCTGCAATTTCAACATGGGGTGACGCTGCTAAAGTGGAAGATACGGTGGGAATCCCAACCGGAAATGTGCTTAAAGATGGTGGTCCAGAGGCTATTCTGCATGGCGTTCAGGGGGCGCTATGA
- a CDS encoding N-acyl-D-amino-acid deacylase family protein has translation MNPFAEDSRTVSDIVFTDARIIDGTGAPSFRGRVSVKNGKIEEVSRNEAPDADEVVDVGGAVLAPGFIEAHSHSDFEVFEDPFLTPKLHQGITTEILGQDGLGPAPVSPGHVDEWSARMQTLSGSAESAGVFESMSTYLDAVDDARPALNLGILAGHGTIRFEVMGMAGRTATTEELDQMKELLQESLDDGCLGLSTGLIYHPQIHSDTEELLALCDVLSPTNRPFVAHIRSEGHWLFEAMYEFISVGYETDVPLHLSHFKLSGRKQHGKANLALSFLEIAREMGVDITADQYPYVAGSTSLSAVLPPWAHGDGAEETLRLLREPASRERMAADIRDFRIPFWENDAGTVGWENILICDVGSGRSDIEGMTISEIAEKRDATPLDACLDLLVEEELNVRIIIFLGREDDVETIFQSPLVCVGSDGLVSENPHPRLYGTYPKIIDEFVREKNLVSLEEAVRKMTSLPARIYGLQSKGIIREGLDADLVSFRPEWTSTESSYNNAKQLPTGIDHVIVNGEFILKDGQETGNKPGKTLRA, from the coding sequence ATGAACCCGTTTGCCGAAGACTCCAGAACTGTGAGTGATATTGTTTTCACTGATGCACGGATAATCGACGGGACCGGAGCCCCGTCGTTTCGAGGGCGCGTCAGTGTCAAAAACGGCAAGATTGAGGAAGTTTCACGAAATGAAGCACCAGACGCGGACGAGGTGGTTGACGTTGGTGGGGCTGTCCTCGCTCCAGGGTTTATCGAAGCACATTCCCACTCTGATTTCGAGGTATTCGAAGACCCATTCCTCACGCCAAAGTTACATCAAGGAATAACGACCGAGATACTTGGTCAAGATGGCCTCGGCCCGGCACCGGTTTCACCGGGACACGTAGATGAATGGTCTGCTCGAATGCAGACTCTAAGCGGGTCTGCAGAATCAGCAGGAGTGTTTGAATCGATGAGCACATACCTTGATGCAGTCGACGACGCTCGGCCAGCACTGAATCTCGGAATACTTGCAGGACACGGAACAATTCGGTTTGAGGTTATGGGGATGGCTGGGCGAACTGCAACTACTGAAGAGTTAGACCAAATGAAAGAGCTTCTGCAGGAATCGCTTGATGATGGCTGTCTCGGTCTTTCTACGGGACTCATTTATCACCCTCAAATCCATTCGGATACTGAGGAACTACTAGCACTCTGTGATGTCCTCTCACCGACGAACCGCCCATTCGTCGCGCACATCAGAAGCGAAGGGCATTGGTTGTTCGAGGCAATGTACGAATTCATCTCTGTGGGCTATGAGACGGACGTTCCTCTCCACCTATCTCACTTTAAACTCTCTGGACGAAAGCAACACGGCAAAGCCAACCTTGCACTTTCGTTCCTCGAAATTGCCCGTGAGATGGGAGTTGATATCACAGCCGACCAGTATCCGTATGTCGCAGGTAGTACGTCACTGTCGGCTGTGCTTCCACCGTGGGCCCATGGGGACGGTGCGGAGGAAACGCTTAGACTCTTACGCGAACCAGCTTCTAGAGAGCGGATGGCTGCGGATATTCGAGACTTCCGTATTCCCTTCTGGGAGAACGACGCCGGAACAGTCGGCTGGGAGAATATCTTGATTTGTGACGTCGGATCTGGTCGCTCCGATATTGAAGGCATGACAATCTCAGAAATTGCTGAGAAGCGGGATGCAACCCCACTTGACGCCTGTCTTGACTTGCTTGTCGAAGAAGAACTAAACGTACGGATTATTATCTTCCTCGGCCGCGAAGACGATGTCGAGACAATCTTCCAGTCACCGCTGGTTTGTGTTGGTTCTGACGGGCTCGTAAGCGAGAATCCCCATCCGAGACTTTACGGGACGTATCCAAAGATCATTGACGAGTTTGTCCGCGAAAAGAACCTCGTCAGCTTAGAAGAGGCAGTCCGTAAGATGACCTCCCTTCCCGCACGGATCTATGGGCTCCAGTCGAAAGGTATCATCCGCGAAGGGCTTGACGCAGATCTTGTCTCATTCCGGCCCGAATGGACATCAACTGAGTCTAGTTACAACAATGCAAAGCAATTGCCGACAGGTATTGACCACGTTATCGTCAACGGCGAATTTATATTGAAAGATGGGCAAGAAACCGGGAATAAACCTGGTAAGACACTTAGAGCGTAG
- a CDS encoding dipeptide epimerase, which translates to MSKISSVRVESLDLPLKEPFEIALGTQYNAPNVIVFVETETDVVGLGEGSPDHYVTGETQGATLDTISKASELLVGRDVANYRAIIEDLHATFPSAVSSLFALETAIIDAYCREIDIPMAELFGGSPDVVETDMTIPIHTPDVAAKRAESAVQNGFETLKIKVGEDLETDIQRVRSVSEAAPNATITVDANQGWSVSEAIMFDQAMHDAGISLSLLEQPVVKSDIAGLASVRNRTRAPVGADEAVFTPEDAVRVIRNDAADVINIKLGKSGLLGAADIAAITRAAGRDLMVGCMLESSIGIHTSAHLVSGIGGFSHVDLDATRLLDDDVIDRESGPTITPSGPGHGITPNW; encoded by the coding sequence ATGAGTAAAATTAGTAGTGTGAGGGTTGAATCCCTCGACTTACCACTGAAAGAACCATTCGAGATCGCACTGGGAACGCAGTACAATGCTCCGAATGTTATTGTCTTTGTAGAGACCGAAACAGATGTTGTCGGCCTTGGCGAAGGTTCACCAGATCACTACGTTACTGGTGAGACGCAAGGTGCGACACTTGATACAATCAGTAAGGCGTCCGAACTGCTCGTTGGTCGTGACGTTGCCAACTATAGGGCGATTATCGAGGATCTACACGCTACGTTCCCAAGTGCAGTTTCGTCTCTCTTTGCTCTTGAAACAGCGATTATCGATGCCTACTGCCGAGAAATCGATATCCCAATGGCTGAATTGTTCGGTGGGAGTCCAGATGTCGTTGAGACGGACATGACTATCCCTATCCATACGCCAGATGTCGCTGCCAAAAGAGCCGAGTCAGCAGTCCAAAACGGCTTTGAGACACTCAAGATTAAGGTTGGTGAAGATCTCGAGACAGACATTCAACGCGTTCGGTCTGTGAGTGAAGCAGCACCAAACGCGACGATTACCGTTGATGCGAACCAAGGATGGTCCGTTTCAGAGGCAATCATGTTTGACCAAGCAATGCATGATGCAGGGATCTCTCTTTCACTCCTTGAGCAACCGGTTGTGAAATCTGATATAGCTGGACTGGCAAGCGTCCGAAACAGGACAAGAGCACCTGTCGGTGCCGACGAGGCAGTTTTCACTCCAGAAGACGCTGTGCGTGTAATTCGTAACGATGCAGCAGACGTCATCAATATAAAACTCGGGAAGTCTGGACTCCTCGGAGCAGCAGATATTGCAGCGATTACCCGGGCAGCAGGGCGTGATCTGATGGTGGGCTGTATGTTGGAGAGCTCAATTGGCATTCACACCAGTGCACATCTTGTATCAGGTATCGGTGGGTTCTCCCATGTCGATCTTGACGCGACGCGACTGCTTGACGACGACGTCATTGATAGGGAATCCGGCCCGACGATTACACCGAGTGGTCCAGGTCACGGAATCACTCCCAACTGGTAG
- a CDS encoding IS4 family transposase, with amino-acid sequence MDDVYSPPDSVVVDRIQRAFPSDELRERARATNLVQRERKFDIVALFYTLTFGFAASSDRSLQAFLDRYVEMADCDELSYAAFHDWFEPGFVAFLREILDDAIENLDTGRTDLNGRLERFRDVLIADATIVSLYQDAADVYAATGKDQAELKLHLTESLSTGLPTRFRTTDGTTHERSQLPTGEWVADALILLDLGFYDFWLFDRIDQNGGWFVSRVKDNANFEIVEELRTWRGNSIPLEGESLQAVLEDLQRQEIDVRITLSFERKRGSGASATRTFRLVGLRNEETDEYHLYLTNLAREDYSAPDIAQLYRARWEVELLFKELKSRFGLDEIKTTDGYIIEALIIMAAISLMMSRVIVDELRSLEARQREGEAAADADSSASRLPRRRCSLAVERHGHLIQLYLMIELGYELPDLDELLLWASRNPNPHRDRLREQVERGEFGFDRY; translated from the coding sequence GTGGATGATGTGTACTCACCACCGGACTCGGTAGTTGTTGATCGGATTCAAAGAGCGTTTCCCTCCGATGAGTTGCGCGAGCGCGCTCGCGCAACGAATCTCGTCCAACGAGAGCGGAAGTTCGACATCGTTGCACTGTTCTACACACTCACGTTTGGCTTCGCTGCTAGCTCAGACCGCTCTTTGCAGGCGTTTCTCGACCGCTACGTCGAGATGGCTGACTGCGATGAGCTCTCCTACGCGGCGTTTCACGACTGGTTCGAACCGGGGTTCGTTGCATTCCTCCGAGAGATTCTCGATGACGCCATCGAGAATCTCGATACCGGACGAACCGACTTGAACGGACGTCTCGAACGATTTCGAGACGTCCTCATTGCCGACGCGACCATCGTTTCGCTGTACCAGGACGCCGCTGATGTCTACGCAGCAACTGGCAAGGATCAAGCTGAACTGAAGCTCCACCTCACAGAGTCACTCTCGACGGGCCTTCCAACGCGATTCCGCACAACCGACGGAACAACTCACGAACGGAGTCAGCTACCCACCGGTGAGTGGGTAGCTGACGCCCTCATCTTGCTTGATTTAGGCTTCTACGACTTCTGGTTGTTCGACCGAATCGACCAGAACGGCGGGTGGTTCGTCTCCCGGGTGAAGGACAACGCGAACTTCGAGATCGTCGAAGAACTGCGAACGTGGCGAGGCAACAGCATTCCGCTGGAAGGAGAGTCGCTGCAGGCCGTCCTTGAGGACCTGCAGCGACAGGAAATCGACGTCCGCATCACGCTTTCATTCGAGCGCAAACGAGGGTCGGGCGCCAGCGCGACCCGGACGTTCCGACTGGTCGGCCTGCGCAACGAGGAGACCGACGAGTACCATCTGTATCTGACGAATCTGGCGAGAGAGGACTACAGCGCGCCCGATATCGCGCAGCTCTATCGGGCGCGCTGGGAGGTCGAACTGCTGTTCAAGGAGCTGAAGTCGCGGTTCGGCTTGGACGAGATCAAGACGACCGACGGCTACATCATCGAGGCGCTGATCATCATGGCCGCAATTTCGTTGATGATGAGTCGTGTAATCGTGGATGAGTTACGGTCGCTCGAGGCAAGACAGCGAGAGGGCGAAGCCGCCGCAGACGCCGACTCGTCGGCGTCGCGGCTCCCTCGGCGTCGCTGTTCGCTCGCCGTGGAACGCCACGGTCATCTAATCCAGTTGTATCTCATGATCGAGTTGGGCTACGAACTGCCGGATTTGGACGAGCTGTTGCTGTGGGCGTCACGAAATCCAAATCCACACAGAGATCGGTTACGTGAGCAGGTTGAACGAGGTGAGTTCGGCTTTGATCGCTACTAA